From a region of the Alnus glutinosa chromosome 1, dhAlnGlut1.1, whole genome shotgun sequence genome:
- the LOC133858428 gene encoding uncharacterized protein LOC133858428 — protein sequence MSLQPQQQQLPQQQQQPVVVYPNTVTGQLAPPSVHRSNGSFGSVFIVLAVIIVVSAIACFLGRLCNRRYRSQKPKENHHHHHLNHRPKQSGDIEFGFDKKGSAAKPGGNGGSRGHKGFETVDHIKGGMKPAEREGYLRTDA from the coding sequence ATGTCTTTGCAGCCACAGCAGCAGCAACTGCCGCAGCAGCAACAGCAGCCCGTTGTGGTTTACCCCAACACCGTCACAGGTCAGCTGGCGCCACCGTCCGTACACCGCTCAAATGGGTCCTTCGGGTCAGTTTTTATTGTCCTGGCCGTAATCATTGTTGTGTCGGCAATTGCTTGCTTTCTTGGCCGCCTCTGCAACCGGCGATACCGCAGCCAAAAACCCAAGgaaaaccaccaccaccaccacctcaaCCACCGTCCCAAACAATCTGGGGACATTGAGTTCGGGTTTGATAAGAAAGGTTCAGCTGCTAAGCCAGGTGGAAATGGAGGAAGCAGAGGACACAAGGGATTCGAAACTGTTGACCACATCAAAGGCGGAATGAAACCTGCTGAGCGTGAAGGATACCTCAGAACCGATGCATGA